The following are encoded in a window of Massilia sp. R2A-15 genomic DNA:
- a CDS encoding phosphoglycerate kinase translates to MQEALHFTRLQDLIDQQALRGKRVFIRADLNVPQDDAGNITEDTRIRASVPAIRAALDAGAAVMVTSHLGRPTEGAFKPEDSLAPVAARLSELLGQPVQLKQDWVDGVDVAPGQVVLLENCRVNKGEKKNDDALAQKMAKLCDVYVNDAFGTAHRAEATTHGIAKFAPIACAGPLLAAELDALGKALGAPKRPLLAIVAGSKVSSKLSILKALADKVDHLVVGGGIANTFMKAVGLNIGKSLVEAELVGEAKAIIDMMAARGAVVPIPVDVVCAKEFSPTAAATIKLVADVQDDDMILDIGPQTAAMLAEQIKAAGTIVWNGPVGVFEFDQFGEGTKTLALAIADSKAFSIAGGGDTLAAIAKYNITDRIGYISTGGGAFLEFLEGKTLPAVEILLQRRSA, encoded by the coding sequence ATGCAAGAAGCCCTTCATTTCACCCGGCTGCAAGACTTGATCGACCAACAGGCGCTGCGCGGCAAGCGCGTGTTCATCCGCGCCGACCTGAACGTGCCGCAGGACGACGCCGGCAACATCACCGAAGACACCCGCATCCGCGCCTCCGTGCCGGCGATCCGCGCCGCGCTCGACGCCGGCGCCGCCGTCATGGTGACCTCGCACCTGGGCCGCCCGACGGAAGGCGCGTTCAAGCCGGAAGACTCGCTGGCGCCAGTCGCCGCGCGCCTGTCCGAGCTGCTGGGCCAGCCGGTGCAGCTGAAGCAGGACTGGGTCGACGGCGTCGATGTCGCGCCCGGCCAGGTCGTGCTGCTGGAGAACTGCCGCGTCAACAAGGGTGAAAAGAAGAACGACGACGCGCTAGCGCAGAAGATGGCGAAGCTGTGCGACGTCTACGTCAACGATGCCTTCGGCACCGCGCACCGCGCCGAGGCGACCACCCACGGCATCGCCAAATTCGCGCCGATCGCCTGCGCCGGCCCGCTGCTGGCGGCCGAACTCGATGCGCTGGGCAAGGCGCTGGGCGCACCAAAGCGTCCGCTGCTGGCCATCGTGGCCGGCTCGAAAGTGTCGTCCAAGCTGTCCATCCTCAAGGCCCTGGCCGACAAGGTCGATCACCTGGTCGTCGGCGGCGGCATCGCCAACACCTTCATGAAGGCGGTCGGCCTGAACATTGGCAAGTCGCTGGTCGAGGCCGAACTGGTGGGCGAGGCGAAGGCGATCATCGACATGATGGCCGCGCGCGGCGCGGTGGTGCCGATCCCGGTCGACGTGGTGTGCGCGAAGGAGTTTTCGCCGACCGCCGCCGCGACCATCAAGCTGGTCGCCGACGTGCAGGACGACGACATGATCCTCGACATCGGCCCGCAAACGGCGGCCATGCTGGCCGAACAAATCAAGGCGGCCGGCACCATCGTCTGGAACGGCCCGGTCGGCGTGTTCGAGTTCGACCAGTTCGGTGAAGGCACGAAGACGCTGGCGCTGGCCATCGCCGACTCGAAGGCCTTCTCGATCGCGGGCGGCGGCGACACCCTCGCAGCCATTGCAAAATACAACATTACCGATAGAATCGGGTATATCTCGACCGGCGGCGGCGCCTTCCTGGAATTCCTCGAAGGCAAGACCCTGCCGGCCGTGGAGATCCTGCTGCAACGCCGTTCGGCCTGA
- a CDS encoding VOC family protein, with protein sequence MSNPVMRWQIISPESDQLAGFYTKLFGWEASRNNMMNYQMIDTASERGIDGGIWPAPAGTPSFVQLFIEVDDCAAYVASAGALGATVLMPPQALPDGDVMAILKDPAGMSFGIMQAAKV encoded by the coding sequence ATGTCCAATCCCGTCATGCGCTGGCAGATCATCAGCCCCGAATCCGACCAGCTGGCCGGCTTTTACACCAAGCTGTTCGGCTGGGAAGCGAGCCGCAACAACATGATGAATTATCAGATGATCGACACGGCCAGCGAGCGCGGCATCGACGGCGGCATCTGGCCGGCGCCGGCCGGCACGCCCAGCTTCGTACAGCTGTTCATCGAAGTCGACGACTGCGCCGCCTACGTCGCGTCGGCCGGCGCGCTGGGCGCCACGGTGCTGATGCCGCCGCAGGCGCTGCCGGACGGCGACGTGATGGCGATCCTGAAGGACCCGGCCGGCATGTCGTTCGGGATCATGCAGGCGGCCAAGGTCTGA
- a CDS encoding DUF4423 domain-containing protein: MPTHLIDSTASGFASFRERLQAELAARCERNPRYSLRAFARFLDLDHASLSQLLRGKRSMTESAIRRLGARIALSAQEIDHYIALGAGDASRPEIRALADDAAQVLGQWHAFAILELIRLREFRPDVRWMARVLGVPADDIAIALQHLLRLGFLKMESAGVWRDMTGGAIHRQEDFTMLALERIAARSSELQLASARNAPDSRRLHGAVTIAVAEAQVPRLMALVSRFLDDVRACASEQGADQLYHVDAHCIALSATESPTQEERH, encoded by the coding sequence ATGCCTACCCACCTGATCGATTCCACCGCAAGCGGCTTCGCTTCGTTCCGCGAGCGCCTGCAAGCCGAACTGGCCGCGCGCTGCGAACGCAATCCGCGCTACTCGCTGCGCGCCTTCGCCCGTTTCCTCGACCTCGACCACGCCAGCCTGTCGCAGCTGTTGCGCGGCAAGCGCAGCATGACCGAGTCGGCGATCCGGCGCCTGGGCGCGCGCATCGCGCTGTCCGCGCAGGAAATCGACCATTACATCGCGCTCGGCGCCGGCGACGCCAGCCGCCCCGAGATCCGCGCGCTGGCCGACGACGCGGCCCAGGTGCTCGGCCAGTGGCACGCCTTTGCCATCCTCGAACTGATCCGCCTGCGCGAATTCCGCCCCGACGTGCGCTGGATGGCGCGCGTGCTCGGCGTGCCGGCCGACGACATCGCCATCGCGCTGCAGCACCTGCTGCGCCTGGGCTTCCTGAAGATGGAATCGGCCGGCGTGTGGCGCGACATGACCGGCGGCGCGATCCATCGCCAGGAAGACTTCACCATGCTGGCGCTGGAGCGCATCGCCGCCCGCTCCAGCGAACTGCAACTGGCATCGGCCCGTAACGCGCCCGATTCGCGCCGGCTGCACGGCGCCGTGACGATTGCCGTCGCCGAGGCCCAGGTGCCGCGCCTGATGGCGCTGGTGTCGCGTTTTCTGGACGACGTGCGCGCCTGCGCCTCGGAACAGGGCGCCGACCAGCTTTACCACGTCGACGCGCACTGCATCGCGCTGTCGGCCACCGAATCACCCACCCAAGAAGAAAGGCACTAA
- a CDS encoding AzlD domain-containing protein: protein MSDWEIWAVIGVLTVATAATRSSFWLVGHHITIPKRVQEVLRYAPACALAAIIAPDLLLGNAGQLQLTVTNPKLLAGLAAVLFYLVRRNMLQTIVFGMVVFTGLRLALA from the coding sequence ATGAGCGACTGGGAAATCTGGGCCGTGATCGGCGTGCTGACGGTGGCGACCGCCGCCACCCGCAGCTCGTTCTGGCTGGTCGGCCACCACATCACCATCCCGAAACGCGTGCAGGAAGTGCTGCGCTATGCGCCGGCGTGCGCGCTGGCGGCGATCATCGCGCCCGACCTGTTGCTGGGCAATGCGGGCCAGTTGCAGCTGACCGTGACCAACCCGAAGCTGCTGGCGGGCCTCGCGGCGGTGCTGTTCTACCTGGTGCGGCGGAACATGCTGCAGACGATCGTGTTCGGCATGGTGGTCTTTACCGGGCTTCGGCTGGCGCTGGCCTGA
- a CDS encoding AzlC family ABC transporter permease, with product MSAPAPQAAAQAVAQFDEHDPGIWREGLRDGLPTLFGIGAWGLVVGIAMIKTGLTIPQALGMTLLVFAGSAQLASLPLIVAHAPIWVVFATALTVNLRFVIFSALLAPHFSHLPWKQRFGLGYISGDMTVALFLQRFPDEAPAPGKLSYLKGLMYPNWLAWQGGSIAGIFLGSVVPPQWGLGFAGTLAILCITIPLVANKAALCGVLVAGAVAVIAYGLPYKLGLLAAVLVGMLTAMAVEETLERFKGKP from the coding sequence ATGAGCGCCCCCGCGCCCCAGGCTGCCGCGCAAGCCGTTGCGCAGTTCGACGAACACGATCCCGGGATCTGGCGCGAAGGGCTGCGCGATGGCTTGCCGACGCTGTTTGGCATCGGAGCCTGGGGCCTGGTGGTCGGCATTGCGATGATCAAGACCGGGCTGACGATTCCTCAGGCATTAGGTATGACCTTGCTGGTGTTCGCCGGTTCCGCGCAACTGGCGTCGTTGCCGCTGATCGTCGCGCACGCGCCGATCTGGGTGGTGTTCGCCACGGCGCTGACGGTGAACCTGCGCTTCGTGATTTTTTCCGCCCTGCTGGCGCCCCATTTTTCGCACCTGCCGTGGAAGCAGCGCTTCGGGCTCGGCTACATTTCCGGCGACATGACGGTGGCGCTGTTCCTGCAGCGCTTTCCCGATGAAGCGCCGGCGCCCGGCAAGCTGTCCTACCTGAAGGGCCTGATGTATCCGAACTGGCTGGCCTGGCAGGGCGGGTCGATCGCCGGCATCTTCCTGGGCAGCGTCGTCCCGCCGCAGTGGGGACTGGGCTTCGCCGGCACGCTGGCCATTCTGTGCATCACCATCCCGCTGGTGGCCAACAAGGCCGCGCTGTGCGGCGTGCTGGTGGCCGGTGCGGTCGCGGTGATCGCGTATGGCTTGCCGTACAAACTGGGCCTGCTGGCCGCCGTACTGGTTGGCATGCTGACCGCGATGGCGGTCGAGGAAACGCTGGAACGATTCAAGGGGAAGCCATGA
- a CDS encoding zinc-finger domain-containing protein: MNENKTPAVELDGKDLPAHCPNPAMPLWSSHPRVFLDFGHDGLAKCPYCGTEYRLKPGTVAAHH; this comes from the coding sequence ATGAACGAGAACAAAACGCCTGCGGTAGAACTCGACGGCAAGGATCTGCCGGCACACTGCCCGAACCCGGCAATGCCGCTGTGGTCGTCCCATCCGCGCGTCTTCCTCGATTTCGGCCACGACGGCCTGGCCAAGTGCCCGTACTGCGGCACTGAATACCGCCTCAAGCCGGGCACGGTCGCGGCGCACCACTGA
- a CDS encoding nuclear transport factor 2 family protein, with protein MKRARQQGGSAAEVEAAFYDALNRADVEALMALWADDDEIFCIHPGGPRLHGHAAIQASWEAILEQGGLQIRPSMLHQAHNLMSAVHTVIEGVTSASAEPAHLVATNAYMKTPQGWRMVLHHVSVAPGPVPSEPHLPTSLH; from the coding sequence ATGAAACGCGCAAGGCAGCAAGGCGGCAGCGCGGCGGAGGTCGAAGCCGCCTTCTACGACGCCCTCAACCGCGCCGACGTCGAGGCGCTGATGGCGCTGTGGGCCGACGACGACGAGATTTTCTGCATCCATCCGGGCGGCCCGCGCCTGCACGGACACGCCGCCATCCAGGCGTCGTGGGAAGCGATCCTCGAACAGGGCGGCCTGCAGATACGGCCGTCGATGCTGCACCAGGCGCACAACCTGATGAGCGCGGTGCACACCGTGATCGAAGGGGTGACGTCGGCCTCGGCCGAACCGGCGCACCTGGTGGCGACCAACGCCTACATGAAGACGCCGCAGGGCTGGCGCATGGTGCTGCACCATGTGTCGGTCGCGCCCGGCCCGGTGCCGAGCGAACCGCATCTTCCCACCAGCCTGCACTGA
- a CDS encoding YheT family hydrolase has product MNYPAPAWLPGGHLQTIYPALAIATPKVAYRRERWDAQDGDFVDVDFVDGKPGKPFVVLFHGLEGSSNSHYARAMMAEVASRGWSGAVPHFRGCSGEANRAPRFYHSGDAGEIDWILRRLRARTTGRLYAVGVSLGGNALLRWLGESQHQAELVDAACAVSAPLDLARGGEALSSGFNRVYTRMFLRTLKPKCLAKLKDFPGLFDRDALLAADDLYAFDNVVTAPLHGYRDTDDYWNRASAKHVLNDITVPTLVLNARNDPFLPGIYLPASAAPSVRLDFPEHGGHVGFVAGGPPGRLDWLPRRLITFLEGAAHG; this is encoded by the coding sequence ATGAACTACCCTGCCCCAGCCTGGCTGCCCGGCGGCCACCTGCAAACCATCTATCCGGCGCTGGCGATCGCCACGCCGAAGGTGGCCTACCGGCGCGAGCGCTGGGACGCGCAGGACGGCGACTTCGTCGATGTCGATTTCGTCGACGGCAAGCCGGGCAAGCCCTTCGTCGTGCTGTTCCACGGGCTGGAAGGCTCGTCGAACAGCCACTACGCGCGCGCCATGATGGCCGAAGTGGCATCGCGCGGCTGGTCGGGCGCCGTGCCGCATTTCCGCGGCTGCTCGGGCGAGGCCAACCGCGCGCCGCGCTTCTACCATTCCGGCGACGCCGGCGAGATCGACTGGATCCTGCGCCGCCTGCGTGCGCGCACTACCGGCCGGCTGTACGCGGTCGGCGTCTCGCTGGGCGGCAACGCGCTGCTGCGCTGGCTGGGCGAGTCGCAGCACCAGGCCGAACTGGTCGATGCGGCCTGCGCGGTGTCGGCGCCGCTCGACCTGGCGCGCGGCGGCGAGGCGCTGTCGTCCGGCTTCAACCGCGTCTATACGCGTATGTTCCTGCGCACGCTGAAGCCAAAGTGCCTGGCCAAGCTGAAGGATTTTCCCGGCCTGTTCGACCGCGATGCGCTGCTGGCCGCCGACGACCTGTACGCCTTCGACAACGTGGTGACGGCGCCGCTGCACGGCTACCGCGACACCGACGATTACTGGAACCGGGCCAGCGCCAAGCATGTGCTCAACGACATCACCGTGCCGACCCTGGTGCTCAATGCGCGCAACGACCCGTTCCTGCCCGGGATCTACCTGCCGGCCAGCGCGGCGCCCAGCGTCCGGCTCGATTTTCCCGAGCATGGCGGCCACGTCGGCTTCGTCGCGGGCGGCCCGCCCGGGCGGCTGGACTGGCTGCCGCGGCGCCTGATCACTTTTCTCGAAGGAGCCGCGCATGGATGA